TCGGCGGGATCGCCGAGCTGAGCGATGCGCGCGGCCGTCTCCTCGCGGTCGCGACCCGTGAGCTCTTCCCACACGCCCTGGCGTATGTCGACGGCGATTCCGTGCGGCACTCCGCTCATTGCCTCGTCGAGACGGGCCAGGTAGTCATCGCGCAGGCGCGCAGCATCGGCATCCATCACGGTCGTTCCTCTCCGACGAAGCCCGTGACCGCACGGGCGAACGGCGTCCACTGTGCACGGAATCGGACGAGCTGGCGCGTCCCGGCATCCGTGAGGCGGTAGTACTTGCGCACCGGTCCGCTCTCGGACGGCTGCTCGAACGTGCTGACCCATCCGTTGTCGCGGAGCCGTGCCAGCAGCGGATAGAGCGTGCCGATGCTCGCGATGAGACCGGCCCGCGTGAGCTCATCGGACAGCTGCCAGCCGTACATCGGCTCGCACCCGAGGAGGCCGAGCACGCAGTACTCCACGACCCCCTTGCGCAGCTGCGATCCGACGTCGCCTACCATGCGAGACAAGCTAGCATGCCTTGCACGATACGGCACCCGCGCGCGGCCGTGCGTCGCCGCCGCCCTCCCAGGCGACGACGACAGGCGCGCAGCTCAGCCCTTCGTGGCGCCGGCGGTGAGACCGCCGACGATGTACTTCTGCAGGAACAGGAAGAGGATCATCACGGGGACCGCGGCCATCACGGCCCCGGCCGAGAACGCTGACCAGTCGGCGTAGCGCGGGTTCGCGACGAGCTTGGTGAGGCCGACGACCAGCGTCTGCTTGTCGACGTCGACGAGCATGACGCTCGCGATGACGTACTCGTTCACCGTGCCGATGAACGACAGCAGCGCGACCACCGCGAGAATCGGCGCGACCAGCGGCAGGATCATCGTGAAGAAGATGCGCGCGTGACCTGCTCCGTCGATGCGCGCTGCTTCGTCGAGCTCGATCGGCAGGGTGTTGAAGAAGCCGTACATGAGGTAGGTGTTCACGCCGAGCGCGCCGCCGAGGTACACGAGGATCAGGCCGGTGTGCGTGTTGAGCCCGATCGCGGGGAACCAGTCCCCCAGCGTCGACATCAGCAGGAAGATCGCGACGACCGCGAGGAGCTGCGGGAACATCTGCACCACGACGATCGTGACGAGACCGACGCGGCGCCCCGTGAAGCGCATGCGCGAGAACGCGTACGCCGCCAGAGCACCGAGGAAGACCGTCGCGGCACCGGTGATCGCGGCGATGATGAGCGTGTTGAGGAACCACAGCCCGTACGGAGCCTGCGGATCGCTGAGGATCCGCAGGTAGCTGTCGAAGCCGATGGCCGAGAACAGCTGGTTCGAGCCGGTGAGCGTGCCTCGCGGGTTCAGCGAGGCCGACAGCACATACAGCAGCGGGAACAGCGCGAACACGCTCACGACGATGGCGACCAGATGACGCCATCCGGTGTCGGCGAACCAGGCGCCGAAGCTGCGGCGACCGCGGCGGGAGACGACGGTGTCGGTGCTCATCAGTTCAGCTCCTCGAGGGCCTTGGTCTTGCGGAAGCTGATGATCGAGATCGTCGCCACCACGATGAAGATCAGGATGGTGAAGGCGGAGGCCAGTCCGTAGTCGCGGTTCTGGCCCGTGAAGGCCACCTTGTAGACCATCGAGATGAGGATGTCGGTGTGCCCGACCGGGATGCTCACATCGTCGAAGCGCGGGCCACCGTTGGTGAGCATGTAGATGAGGTTGAAGTTGTTGAAGTTGAACGCGAACGACGAGATCAGCAGCGGCGCGACCGTGACCAGCAGCAGCGGCAGCTTGATGCGCCGGAAGATCTGCCACGGGTTCGCGCCGTCCATCACGGCGGCCTCGTTCACATCCGAGGGGATGCCCTGCAGCGCACCCATGCACACGAGGAACATGTAGGGGAAGCCGAGCCAGAGGTTGACGAGCAGGACGGACACCTTGGCCAGCACCGGGTCGGTGAGCCACGGGATCTCGGCACCGCCGAAGAGCACCTGGTTGATGAAGCCGAAGCTCTCGTTCATCATGCCCGCCCACACGAGCGCCGACAGGAACGCGGGGAAGGCGTAGGGAAGGATCAGGATGATCCGGTAGCCGTTGCGGAACCGCATCCGCGTGTTGTTGAACACGAGCGCGAGCAGCAGTCCGAGGAAGAACGTCGACGCCACGGAGACGAGGGCGAACACGAAGGTCCACACGGTCACCGAGATCAGGGGCCCGCGGATCGATTGATCGGAGATGGCCCTGACGAAGTTGTCGAACCCGACG
This Microbacterium sp. XT11 DNA region includes the following protein-coding sequences:
- a CDS encoding PadR family transcriptional regulator gives rise to the protein MVGDVGSQLRKGVVEYCVLGLLGCEPMYGWQLSDELTRAGLIASIGTLYPLLARLRDNGWVSTFEQPSESGPVRKYYRLTDAGTRQLVRFRAQWTPFARAVTGFVGEERP
- a CDS encoding sugar ABC transporter permease — protein: MSTDTVVSRRGRRSFGAWFADTGWRHLVAIVVSVFALFPLLYVLSASLNPRGTLTGSNQLFSAIGFDSYLRILSDPQAPYGLWFLNTLIIAAITGAATVFLGALAAYAFSRMRFTGRRVGLVTIVVVQMFPQLLAVVAIFLLMSTLGDWFPAIGLNTHTGLILVYLGGALGVNTYLMYGFFNTLPIELDEAARIDGAGHARIFFTMILPLVAPILAVVALLSFIGTVNEYVIASVMLVDVDKQTLVVGLTKLVANPRYADWSAFSAGAVMAAVPVMILFLFLQKYIVGGLTAGATKG